The following nucleotide sequence is from Paenibacillus odorifer.
TTATTCCGTAAATGTCCAGCCAGGCGAGAACGTGCTCGTCGAAATGATTGGCAATGAAAGAGATTTAATTAAAGCAGTTGTAGAGGAAATCGGCAAGGCCGGCGGTCATGCTTTTGTACAATTAACAGATCGTACAGTCCTGCGCAGCATGCTTAAATACGCAACTCGTGAGAGTCTTCAGACATGGGCTGAAATTGACTTGAACCGGATGAAGCAAATGGATTGTTATATCGGGATTCGTGCAGGTGAGAATGTGAATGACCTGTCTGATGTTCCTGAAGAAAATATGAAATTGTATAACTCGTTGTACTCTCATCCAGTGCATAGCGAACAACGTGTGAAGCATACGAAGTGGGTAGTACTGCGTTATCCGAATGCGAGCATGGCTCAGCTTGCGAATATTAGCACTGAAGCGTTTGAGGACTTTTATTTCGAAGTGTGTAATTTGGATTACGCCAAGATGGACAAGGCTCAGGATGCTTTAGCTGATCTCATGCGCAGAACGGATAAGGTACATATTTTGAGTGCTGGGACAGATCTTAAGTTCTCGATTAAAGGAATCGGTGCAGAGAAATGCTCCGGGCAAAAAAATATTCCGGATGGCGAGGTTTACAGCGCCCCAGTTCGCGATTCTGTAAATGGAACGATCAGCTATAATGCACCGTCAGTATATAATGGAGTGACCTTTGAAAATATCAAATTCAAATTCGAGAACGGAAAAATTGTTGAAGCCACCAGCAATGACTCCGCCCGTTTGAACGAGATTTTGAATTCAGATGACGGCGCACGTCATATTGGCGAATTCGCTATCGGGTTTAACCCTTACATTCTTCACCCGATGAATGATATTCTTTTTGACGAAAAAATCGCAGGCAGCCTGCACTTTACGCCAGGACAAGCATATGATGTTACAGATAACGGTAACCGCTCCTCCATTCACTGGGATCTTGTGTTGATCCAACGTCCAGATTATGGCGGCGGAGAAATTTATTTTGACGATGTATTGATCCGTAAGGATGGAATTTTTGTGTTGCCGGAACTCGAAGGTCTGAATCCTGAAAACTTGAAATAAAATGTAATAACAAGAAAACTCCTTGCACAAGTAAGCGGATTCAATGTATCATAAGAAATGATAACAAAAGACTAAAGTTTTATAATCAAGTTGCGGAGGGATTTCTATGTCCAGTAACAATGCGGCAATTGTCGATATTGCCCAAACGGCAGGCCAGTTCAACTCTTCAATCGTTCTTCAAGCGGACAACAAGTACATTGATGTTAAAAGTATCCTTGGTTTGTTCACTACTTTGGTATCCAGCCAAAGCTATGAGCTTCATGTTCATGGGGCAGATGCTGAAGAAGCTAAGAAGGCAATGACTGAAGTGTTTGCAAAACACGGTTTGAAATTCACAGTTGTTGCTGAGTAATAGTCGTGCTAAAAACGTCCTACCGGTTTTCGGTGGGGCGTTTTTTCTAGAAGTAGATATGAAACTTGATAGGATAACGCAGCAGGTTCTTTTAAATATATGGTTAGTATAAACTGAATTGTTGTATTGATACCGGATTTCGTCTAATATTAAGTAAAATAGTAAAAGCAGCTTAACTTTTGGACATGGGGGGGATAGAGGCATGACTTCATCGGAATTACAGGAACAGTATAATCTTAAAGCAATCAATCTTCTACAAGAAGATGCCGATAAAATTCAGCAACTTATAGAAGTGCAGATGGAGAATCTGGCAACACGCTACTGCCCTCTCTATGAGGAAGTGCTGGATACCCAGATGTACGGTTTCTCCAGAGAAGTGGATTTTGCGGTTAGAGCAGGTTTGGTCCCAGAAATTACTGGTAAGATGGTACTAAGTAAGCTGGAGCGTAACTTAGCAGTACTCTACGAGGCTTTGAACAACAAAGCGAAAGAAGAATAAATATCGGTTTCTTAAGTATTTATAGAAGCGCACATGAGGACGAATCGCTCATGTGCGCTTTTTGTTGTGTACAATGGTTAATAATAATTATACGAGATAGAAGGAGACTCCTAAAATCAGGTAAACAGTTAATAACAAGAGGCCCTCATACCAGTTAGTCGAGCCGTCCTGGGTAATTGATTTGGCAATAAAGACGGCTACACCGATGGCGACAATCTCAATGGTCGTAAAAACAATGTCCATTGTATCACCCATGAAATAACTGGCGAAGATTAGGACAGGTGCTACGAACAGGGCGATTTGGAGACTGCTTCCAACTGCAATTTCTACGGCTGCACCGATTTTGTTCTTCATGGCCAGCATAATGGCTGCACTATGCTCTGCGGCATTACCGATGATGGCTACGAGGAACGCACCTACAAACAGCTCGCTGAATCCGAAACGTTCTGTTAAAGTCTCTAACGTCCCTACCAGCCACTCACTCACGAAGGCTACCATTACGGTGGCAAGCACTAGATAAAGGATGGATTTGTTTCTGGACCATGCAGGGGCATGCTCATGGGCTAACTCTTCTTTACCCTCTTCTGTAACGTCCTCTAGATGTTTCTTATGCGTGATCATGGAGAAGATTAGCCAAGCAATGTACGAAGCGATGAGCAGTCCGGCAACGATTAAACTGAGCACATCTGTATCCTTCTCCGTAATAGAGTGGGTGGTAAAGAACATAGCGGGAACAAATAAGGCAATGACGGCAACGATCATCAAGGAGCCATTCATTCCGGCAAGGGTTACGTTAAAGTTCTGAACTTTGAACTTCATCCCGCCGGCGAAAATACTCAATCCTAGAACAAGCAACAGGTTGCCGATAATAGAACCGGTAAGACTGGCTTTGACCATGTCGAACAATCCTTCCTTGACCAGGAAGAAGGCAATGATTAGCTCAGCAGCATTGCCGAAGGTGGCGTTAAGGAAGCCGCCCAGTCGCTGTCCGGCATAATGAGCTACACTTTCAGTAGCCCGGCCGAGAAATCCAGCCACAAACACCACAGCGATTGCTGAGAGAATGAACTGCAGGGTATGATCCCAATCGGCATAATGGCCGATTGCACTAAGGATAAAGGTGATACCCATCAGTGATGGTGAAATCCATTTTTTCAATGTAAAGGACACTCCTATCTATGTATTTAGATTGAATTCATAATCAATATACCCAAATTGTTCCTAGGTGTAAACGAGAAAGCGATAAAGTGATTTGCTTTTTAGCCTGTTTTGGAATTACAATAATTGATAATGAGTGTAGGGGGGATATGGCATGGCAGAACAACTTCAACTGGAAATGGGAAATATACGAATTTCAAATGACGTCGTCTCAAAAATTGCCGGTTTGGCTGCCTTGGAGACTCCGGGAATTGCAGCCATGTCTGGTGGCCTGTCAGAAGGCTGGGCGAAACGTCTAAGCGGTAAGAACGTTCAGAAGGGCGTTACCGTTGAAGTAGGACAGCTGGAAGCAGCAGTAGATCTACGAATTATCGTTCTCTATGAAACACCGATCCACGAAGTGTGCCGGATGCTTCAGCAGAACGTACGTGAAGCTGTGGAGAGCATGACTGGACTTCATATTGTTGAGGTAAATGTCAAAGTTGAAGGCGTAGCTTTCAAGAATGATGAAATCTCTTAAAAAACTTGTACACAAAAAAGCAGTCCAAGGTTAATTCCCTGGGCTGCTTTTTTATGTGTATATCCCCTAACCTCCGGCTTTATAAATCTTACCGGGAACGAACCTGTCTAACCGTTGTTACAGATTTCGTTACTTCCTCTTTGGCAGGAAGGTTGGTTTCTCTTGAGATGCTTAGCATAATTCCCATGCACAGCATGCTGACAAGGAGTGAAGAGCCCCCGTAGCTGATAAACGGCAAGGTAACGCCGGTAAGAGGGATTGTATTGGTTACACCGCCGATATTGACAAAGGCCTGAATGGCTATGAGGCCCATAATCCCAATTCCGACGAGCGTACCAAAGGGATCCTTACACCTTAAAGCGATTAGAATACCCCGCCAGATAAAATACAGATATAACATCAAAAATATGGAGGTCCCTAGAAAGCCGAACTCTTCACCAATTACGGGGAAGATAAAGTCCGTATAAGGGTATTTTAGATAGTCCAGCTTTTGAATGCTTTTGCCGAAGCCGGAACCACTTACTCCACCTTGGCCAAGAGCGGTTAAGGATTGAATAATGTTATAACCATCACCCTCAGCAACCTGATAAGGATCTAAAAAGGCAACGATACGACCTTTTCTATAATCCTGAGTGTCAGTGGCTTTATCGGATGGAGATAAGGAATCAATCGCTGCTTTGGCGCCTATAACTAGTCCTACACCCAGCACTAGCAGTGCTATAGAGCCCAGAATATGCTTCATGCTGGCACCACCGGCATAAATAACAAGTCCGCTGGTAGCTACGAGAATGAGGCAAGAACCTAAATCCGGTTGCATCATTATAAGTCCGGCAACAATACCCACGATAACCATTACAGGGATATATCCTGTACGGAAATCTCTAAACCGTTCACCTTTTTTGGTGATGAGTGCTGAGATATACAGGATAATCGATATTTTGGCTAATTCGGTGGGTTGAATTCCAAGTTTCCCGATACTAAGCCAGCTCTTGGCACCATTAATTTTTTCAGAGAAGGCTACCACGAGCAGAAGAATAACGGTGATGATAAAAATAGGTACATACCACTTCTTAAACTTACTGTAGTGAATGTTCATAGCTATAAACATAACAACGGTTCCGAGTACGATCCAGATCACTTGGCGTTTAATGAAATATAGAGGGTCATTACCGAACTTCGAGCTTGCTAATGTTAAGCTTGAGCTAGCACTGAAGACCATGACTAGACCGAAACCCACAAGTAGTAGTGTTAAGATAAGTAGTTGGAAATCGGGTGTTCCTCTTTTGGGCAGGCTGACATTTTGTTTCGTCGTTCCCTTTCTGTTACTCAAGCCTCTAACAGCTGCTTTAATTCAAGAATCCGCTTAGCAGCAGTGTCCAATACTGGTTTTGGCACCGGAGATTCATATTCCAGGCCATGAGGGAAGGTTGCTTTTCCTAAGTATACGGCTTCAATTGCAAGTACGGCATCAGACTTCTCTAGCTTTCCCTCGACAGCGCGAGTGTTAATGCGTAGGAAGTATTCGCCACCATCCTGTGGGTCTTCAATTTTGCAGTCGTAAGTGGCACGATAGTATTCCCATTGCCAGCGGATGAAGCCAGCTTTTGTGGCACTCTCGTCCAGATAGAGAAGATCACTCTTCAATCCTACGAGGCCCGTGTTCTCAAAAATCATAGCACGCATATCCCCCTTATGAAGTATAATGATGAATTTCTGATCCGATTGCTGATGTTCTACCTCATGATAGTATGTTTCTAAAGGTTGTGCAAGAGTAGGCAGTGCCTAACAATACCCAGTTTTTTGCGTTTCTGCTACAATAAAAGAATTATAGTCGTTCGCGGCTGGAACAAAGTGAACAGGACTGCTATCGCTTGCTATGGATGCGGGTTTATCGAGAAGGGGATGGAGAACTTATGAAGAGCTTAGCGGTTGATTCGCTCATGCCGGAGATCGTGGAATGGAGACGCCATTTGCATCGTCATCCGGAGTTGTCTTTTCATGAAAAGGAAACGTCAGCATTTATAGCAGATAAGTTAGCCAAATTCGGAATTGAAGTCAGAAAAAGCGGGACAGGGTATGGTGTGCTTGGTATATTACGGGGGAAGCGGCCGGGGAAAACCGTTGTTCTTCGCGCGGATATGGACGCCCTACCTATTAAAGAGGAGAACAAGAAGGATTACGTTTCGCAAAATGAAGGGGTAATGCATGCCTGTGGACATGATGGCCACACTTCCATACTGCTCGGTGTAGCCTCTTACTACAGCAGTCGGCTTGAGGAGCTGGAAGGGGAGCTGCGTTTTCTTTTTCAGCCCGCAGAGGAAGTATGCCCAGGAGGGGCGCAGGGGATGATCGCCGAAGGCATGTTAGAAGGAGCGGATGCGGTGTATGGTCTGCATCTGTGGACTCCATTGCCTATGGGAACTGTAGGGAGTGCTCCGGGACCGTTGATGGCGTCTGCGGACGAGTTTTTTATAGATATCATTGGCAAAGGCGGACACGGCGGCATGCCGAACCGTACCATTGATAGCATCGTGGCGGGAGCGGCGCTGGTGACCCAGCTCCAGAGCATTGTAAGCCGCTCTGTGAACCCGCTGGAGCCTGCTGTACTCAGTGTAGGAACCATTCAAGGGGGATTCGCCCAGAATGTCATTGCCGAGCAATGCCGGATCACAGGGACAGTGCGGGCATTCGACGAGGAGACACGGCATTTGATACGCCAGCGAATCGAAGAAATGAGCGTTTCTATTGCCAGCGCTTACGGGGCAGAAGCTAAGATAGATTACGTAATGGGATATCCTCCCCTCGTAAATCACGATGGTGAAGTTCAGCGGTTTTTCGAGGTGGCCTCAGCGGCTTTAGGAGAATCTGTTGAGGTGATTCGGATGGAAAAGCTGATGCCAGCTGAGGATTTTGCCTATTATGTTAAGGAGATTCCAGGCTGCTTTATGTTTGTGGGTGCAGGAAATCCGGATAAAGAGGCTGACTATCCACATCACCATAGCAAATTTGATTTTGACGAAGATGCCATGCTGCACGGAATGAAGCTGCTCATTGCTATGGCGAATTCCTGTATGCGTGAGAACACAATCGTATAATTTCGTTTCATAGAGGAGAACCTATTCCCATAACATGGAGATCATGATTAGGAGGGTTCATTCTTGAAGACAGTGAAAGAGGTTATGACGAAGGAGCCTGCAACGGTTACGCTGCAAGATAATGTGTATGAAGTTGCCGTGAAAATGCGAGATTATGACACTGGATTTATACCTGTTGTTGATAATGAAGAACATAAGACACTGATCGGCGTAATTACTGACCGCGATCTCGTGATTAGAGGTTATGCGGCTAAACATCCTGGTTCAACCTCAGTGGAAACTGTAATGAGTAAAGAGATTCAGACCGTCTCGGAGAATACTTCAGTAGATGAGGCTGCAGAGTTAATGGCTGGCTGGCAAATCCGCAGGCTGGCGGTGACACGTGACCAGAAGCTGGTGGGCGTAGTGTCGATTGGAGATCTGGCTGTGCGCGACATTTTTGCGGATGAAGCTGGTGAAGCACTCCATGATATTTCGCAGCAGCATTTACATTAAATAGTCAGATAGGGAAGCTCATGACCGTTATGCGGGGATGGGCTTTTTCCTGTTATATGAAAATAAACAAAATTACATAGCGCAAGCTTAAATTACATGAACACTAGGGAGGAAAAACTATGAATGGATCAGGAGCTTGCATCGTGCGCAGGGACCGGACAATTTTACTGGAATGTGCTCATCCGGATTTTGAGGTGGCAAGGAAAAAGCTAGGGACCTTCGCGGAGCTGATAAAAAGTCCTCCTGCTTACCATACCTACCGAATTACCCCGTTATCTCTTTGGAATGCGGCTGCGCTTAATTATACTGCTGAGGAGATTATCACTAACCTGCATCACCTTGCACGCTGGGGTGTTCCCACAGGACTGGAGGAGGAAATCGAAACTCTTTTGTCCAGATATGGAAAGCTGACTCTTCATGGCCAAGAGACTCGGAATGAGGTCGTTATGTTAAGAGCGGATGCTCCTGAGCTTTTGGATGAATTGAGTGATGAACAAGGTCTAAAAGCGTTGGGTCTACTGAGAATAAATCCTCTGGAATGCTCGTGTCCTGCGGAGAATAGAGGGCTTTTGAAACAAGAGCTGATGAGATTGGGTTATCCAGTTCTCGACTACGCCGGATATCATGAAGGACAAGCGCTTAGCTTGACCTGGAAGGAGAATCTCGATGCCTGCAAGGCTGATACGGCAAACGATTCATTTGGCTTACGTGAATACCAGCAGGAGGCCGTTCAGCTGTTTCAAGGGACAGAAGGACAAGGGGGAAGCGGTGTGGTGGTGCTGCCTTGTGGCGCAGGAAAGACAATTGTAGGAGTAGCAGTACTTGAAAGTCTCCAATGTGAAACCTTAATTTTAACTTCAAATACAACATCCGTAAGGCAATGGATGGATGAATTGCTGGAGCGAACAGATTTGGCCGGGGAAGCAGTGGGTGAATATTCCGGTGAAAAAAGAGAAGTGCGGCCAGTTACCATTGCCACCTATCAAATATTAACCCATCGTTCGTCCAAAGACGGTCCGTTTCTCCATATGAAGCTGTTTAACGAACGCAATTGGGGCTTGATTATATATGATGAGGTTCACCTGCTTCCAGCGCCTGTATTTCGGGCTACAGCAGACATTCAAGCTACACGTCGACTGGGGCTAACAGCCACTTTGGTTAGAGAAGACGGGAAGGAAGGGGATGTGTTCTCTTTAATCGGACCGAAACGCTACGATCTGCCTTGGAAGGAGCTGGAGCAGCAGGGCTGGATCGCTGAAGTGGAATGTGTAGAGATCATTGTGCCCATGAATCCGGAGCTTAAACAAGAATATATGTACGCGGCGGCAAAAGAAAAATTTCGTATGGCTTCATGCAATCCTGCCAAAGCTGAGATTGTAGCCAAGCTTCTAAAGGTCCATGCAGGCTCTTCGGTACTGGTTATTGGACAATATCTCGACCAGTTAAGTGAACTGGCTGACAGGATCGGGGCACCTTTAATTACCGGCAAAACGAAGCAGCGTGAAAGAGACGAGCTATATGCGGCTTTTAACGAGGGAGATATACAGGTACTGGTGGTGTCGAAAGTAGCGAATTTCGCGGTGAATTTACCTGACGCGTCGATTGCTATTGAAGTCTCGGGAGCTTATGGATCACGGCAGGAGGAAGCTCAGCGACTAGGTCGAATCCTCCGTCCAAAAGCGGGAGAGAATAAAGCCTATTTTTATACACTGGTATCTGAAGATAGCCGGGAACAGGATTTCGCTTTGCGCCGCCGGATGTTTTTGACTGAGCAGGGTTATGAATATGTCGTTAAAAAGATACCGAGTGGAGAGGAGCGAACCATTCATTGAACCAGCTATCAACAGAAGCATTAGAGGTCTTAAAGCGGTTATGTGCAGCTTATGCTGCCCAGCCGTTTGAAGAAGGGAAAGAAGAACGATTGCGCCCTGTGGCGCTTTGTCGTGCTGAGCAAAAGCTTGCAATGAACGAATTGCGCCGCGAGGGGCTGTTAACTGCAAGGCATAAAATTTTGGGCGAAAAGCTGTATCAGATTCCTGTTGATCAGCTGCCGGCAATTGAACAAGAATTTTTCCCGTATCAGCCGCAATACGTTGCCGGGCATTTAGTGAGTCTTACCATGGAGGCGGGGGCCGGACTGGCGATAGATCTGTTTCGGGCTTTGCTGTTCACCGCTTGGGAAGGATTGCCGCTGACAGCCAAGGGGATTATTCATAAAAAGCATCTAAACCGCTTAGCGGCGCAGCTCTCTTTTGGCGAGGAGCATTTGCAATGGCTCTCCGTGGGTTCTCTTTTAGAGGAACAGAAAACTCTTTCTGTCATTGCGACGGTGGATATCCTGCTGTGTCTTGGACTTATTCGCAGGCAGAGCGCCGGGTACACGCTTGATATGGAGCTATTGGATCGTTGGCTGCAGCTTCCTGAAGCGACGATGAGTGACATTCTCTATGGAATTGTAATTAATCGCTGCGGATGCGTGGGACCTGCCGATCAACATTTTCGTTATATAATCTCAAATGCAGATTTTATCCCCGGGAAATGGATAATGCTGCCCGCGCTATTAGACTGGATGATGGATGCTAATCTCACAGGTACCGTTGCCCGTAATGAGCTTGAACAATCAAGCTTGAACTGGTTACGTTGTTTAACAGGCTTTGGCTGGTGCGAGCTGGGAGAAACCGCTGAGGGTATGTTGTGTTTTTGCTGGACCGCTGCTAAGCCAATGTTATCTGCTGAGAGGGGATCATTCGCTGCTGTTGGGTCTGGAGATACACAGGAACAGTTTATTGTGCAGCCGGATTTCGAGGTGCTGGTTCCACCGGAGGTCCCCTATTCTGTACGATGGACACTGGCGGGCTTCGCTGAGCTCCAGCAAAGTGATACGATATGGAGCTTCCGGCTGACGAAAGAGAGGTTGGAACTTGCAGCTGAGCGTGGAATGTCACCGGATGACATCATCTCATGGATAAGTGAGCATGCACTAGGAGGACTTCCTTCGGTGGTTCAAATGTCTCTTGAGCAATGGGCAAAAAGCATTGGCCGTACCTCACTCTCCCAAGTAATTATTTTGACCTGTCAGACGGAAGCAGATGGAGCTGCTATCGCAGCTCACCCGCGTTTACAGGAGAACCTTGAACGTATCGGTCCTTTACATTTCATAGTGGACCCGCAATGTATGGAACAGATACGAAAAGAGCTGTACTCCGCGGGGTTAGCGCCTTCCAGAATCATTGGAGGACAGGTAGAGGAAACAAACCTAGGGTGGTGTTTGTTTCCTCATGAAACAGGAAACCCCGAAGCAATGTATGTTCTTCCAGAGCTGAATGTAGAACTAGGATTGCTGTCCAAAGGGAATCCTTTTCTTAACCTGCCGGTTATTGCTCCTGAACAGGAGGAAGAGATTCTCTTCGGTGGAGAAAATGTACCGCAGATCTGGAGCAAAGAATGGCGGCATTATCATAGCTCGACTGCACAAAAGGTGATGGAGCAAGGGTTAAGATGGGGAGTCAAGGTGCGTTTTGCACTAAAGGATCAGATGTTAGATTTTATCCCTTCACGCATAAGTGGGAATCCATGGAGAGTTTCCGGACAACTGCTCTTTCATGATGGTGAAACGGTTGAAGATATAGAGCTCACTCCGGAAGACTGGAAGGAAATGAAGTTAGTTATTCCCAATGGACGAAGAAATTCCTCTTCTGCTCAAGCGAGTGATTATGGTATGATAGAAAAGTCTACTGAATCGGTAGATCATTAACGAAGAAAAGAGCTGAGTTCATGAGCGTAGCTGAAATAAATACGGTCGATATGGCTGAAGTACTGACATACGCCTATGAATTAGGCGATATGATTAATCAATCCGCCGAGGTGTCGGATTACTTATACTGGAAAGGGCGGGTTGATACGAACCCCGAAATTCAGGCCATGGTCAAACGACTTCAGACTAAGAAGGAGCTGTTTGAAGAAACACAGCGTTTCGGACATTTCCACCCGAATTATCATTCAGCAAAGGATGAGGTTTCGGCAGTAGAAGCGGAACTGGAGCAGTTCGAAGAAGTTGTTCGTTTCAAGCTGGCAGAGAAGACCCTTGACGACATTCTGCATTCCATGTCGGAAGCGATTGCTTTTTCAGTATCAGATAGCATTAAAGTACCAAGTAATGATCCTTCCCCTAAAGGTGGATGCGGCAGCGGGGGAAAATGCTCCTGCGGATAAGCTTCCCTTAGGATTTAGAGAGAGAAAGGCGGTTTAGCTTATGTTTGCGGAACGGACAGGATACATCATTTGGGTAAGTGACGTTAAAGCGGCACGTAACCTTGAGAAATACGGAACATTACATTATGTTTCTCGGAAAATGCATTATGCAGTTATGTATGTAAATGCAGAACGGGCCGAGGAAGTTATGAAGAATGTCCGCAGACTCTCCTATGTACGAAAGATTGAAAGATCTTATCGTAACGAAATTAAGACAGAGTATACTAGTAATGGACCGGACAAGTCCCGTAATTACAGTATGTGATTCCAGGAGATAAACAGGCGCTTAAACAACGCCTGTTTTTTTTATGCTTATTTACAAAAAAAAGCCATTACTCTCAAGGGGAGAAACTTGTACAAGTTTCGGCAATGAGGTAAGATGACAACATTAAGTGCATACTAAGACCCTTATGGTGGAGTGTGATGATGATGCGCAACAAGGGGATGGATTGGCCCAGCACTTATGAGCCCTTCCACATCATGCTGAACGATTACAGGGTCGCCGACATCGTTATAACAAATCATGCGAAGAGCCGTTATATGGACCGCATCAGCAATGGTGCAAGCAATGCCGAAGAGGTCGCTGCATGGATGTGGCAGTGCCTAATGCAGAATCGGATCAAGCCCTTTTCAAGCAGTGATTATAACGCATATTTAATTGACGATGACTCTGTAGTAATCGCTGAGTTTACGGAATTGACAGGTGAGAGAGATCTCTCAGGCCAGCCATTATATTCTATGATCATCGTTTCGTTTCTTGGTAGAATCTCGGTGATGCCACAGCTGAGAGATTTAAAGACCTATTTTTCACTGCTGCGTAATTCTCACCGTACAAAGCTGTCGAAGAAGAAGCGAAGACGCAAATAGTCTATAAAGAAACGGGCAAGAGGCATGCGGCGAGTCTGCATGTCCTTTTTGAAAATATAAGAATTTATATACTGCACAATTATAATATTCTTAGATTTCTACGGGAAACGACTGTCGTCTTTAAAGGACGGCAACGACGTTTCTTCTTGTAATATAAGGAGTTGCGAAGCATGAACTTTCACCAGCTGCATATTTTTTATACGGTCTCCGAGCGGGGAAGCTTCTCGGCGGCGGCGCAGACTTTACATATGACTCAACCAGCTGTGACCATGCAGGTACAGGCGCTGGAGGATTATTTTGGCACCAAATTGTTTAATCGTTCCACCAAAAAAATCGTACTCTCTGAGGCAGGGCACACTCTAATGCCATACGCGCTACGCAGTATTCAGCTGATGCGAGAGACGGATCAAGCCATGTCAGCATTCACACATATGCTGGAAGGGAGATTGCAGCTTGGGGCGAGTCTTACGATAGGAGAATACGTGCTGCCACGTCTGTTAGGCCCTTTCGGAAAGCAATATCCAAACATTTCAATTATGATGAAAGTGATGAACACCTCGCAAATTATGGAGGAAATTCTCAAGCATCAACTGAATTTTGGTTTAATTGAAGCCCCGGTCACACATCCGGACAT
It contains:
- a CDS encoding DNA repair helicase XPB, whose product is MNGSGACIVRRDRTILLECAHPDFEVARKKLGTFAELIKSPPAYHTYRITPLSLWNAAALNYTAEEIITNLHHLARWGVPTGLEEEIETLLSRYGKLTLHGQETRNEVVMLRADAPELLDELSDEQGLKALGLLRINPLECSCPAENRGLLKQELMRLGYPVLDYAGYHEGQALSLTWKENLDACKADTANDSFGLREYQQEAVQLFQGTEGQGGSGVVVLPCGAGKTIVGVAVLESLQCETLILTSNTTSVRQWMDELLERTDLAGEAVGEYSGEKREVRPVTIATYQILTHRSSKDGPFLHMKLFNERNWGLIIYDEVHLLPAPVFRATADIQATRRLGLTATLVREDGKEGDVFSLIGPKRYDLPWKELEQQGWIAEVECVEIIVPMNPELKQEYMYAAAKEKFRMASCNPAKAEIVAKLLKVHAGSSVLVIGQYLDQLSELADRIGAPLITGKTKQRERDELYAAFNEGDIQVLVVSKVANFAVNLPDASIAIEVSGAYGSRQEEAQRLGRILRPKAGENKAYFYTLVSEDSREQDFALRRRMFLTEQGYEYVVKKIPSGEERTIH
- a CDS encoding helicase-associated domain-containing protein, producing the protein MNQLSTEALEVLKRLCAAYAAQPFEEGKEERLRPVALCRAEQKLAMNELRREGLLTARHKILGEKLYQIPVDQLPAIEQEFFPYQPQYVAGHLVSLTMEAGAGLAIDLFRALLFTAWEGLPLTAKGIIHKKHLNRLAAQLSFGEEHLQWLSVGSLLEEQKTLSVIATVDILLCLGLIRRQSAGYTLDMELLDRWLQLPEATMSDILYGIVINRCGCVGPADQHFRYIISNADFIPGKWIMLPALLDWMMDANLTGTVARNELEQSSLNWLRCLTGFGWCELGETAEGMLCFCWTAAKPMLSAERGSFAAVGSGDTQEQFIVQPDFEVLVPPEVPYSVRWTLAGFAELQQSDTIWSFRLTKERLELAAERGMSPDDIISWISEHALGGLPSVVQMSLEQWAKSIGRTSLSQVIILTCQTEADGAAIAAHPRLQENLERIGPLHFIVDPQCMEQIRKELYSAGLAPSRIIGGQVEETNLGWCLFPHETGNPEAMYVLPELNVELGLLSKGNPFLNLPVIAPEQEEEILFGGENVPQIWSKEWRHYHSSTAQKVMEQGLRWGVKVRFALKDQMLDFIPSRISGNPWRVSGQLLFHDGETVEDIELTPEDWKEMKLVIPNGRRNSSSAQASDYGMIEKSTESVDH
- a CDS encoding YlbF family regulator produces the protein MSVAEINTVDMAEVLTYAYELGDMINQSAEVSDYLYWKGRVDTNPEIQAMVKRLQTKKELFEETQRFGHFHPNYHSAKDEVSAVEAELEQFEEVVRFKLAEKTLDDILHSMSEAIAFSVSDSIKVPSNDPSPKGGCGSGGKCSCG
- a CDS encoding YlbG family protein; this encodes MFAERTGYIIWVSDVKAARNLEKYGTLHYVSRKMHYAVMYVNAERAEEVMKNVRRLSYVRKIERSYRNEIKTEYTSNGPDKSRNYSM
- a CDS encoding selenium metabolism-associated LysR family transcriptional regulator, encoding MNFHQLHIFYTVSERGSFSAAAQTLHMTQPAVTMQVQALEDYFGTKLFNRSTKKIVLSEAGHTLMPYALRSIQLMRETDQAMSAFTHMLEGRLQLGASLTIGEYVLPRLLGPFGKQYPNISIMMKVMNTSQIMEEILKHQLNFGLIEAPVTHPDMEIEPVMGDELKLIVPYDHPLAEQQEVTLEQVLQHPFVLREQGSGTRRVMEEQLFSKGLDPGTMKIVMELGSTGAVKSAVEAGLGITIISTSSVKHEVALGLLKIVNISDASFKRQFYAIHLKSTLLPISAVTFLTYLREHSNEI